The proteins below come from a single Rhizobium sp. BT04 genomic window:
- a CDS encoding glycosyltransferase family 4 protein has protein sequence MPDMRDVEIIAPNFKRRLSGVTSTIVQLIPCQIGLGIGIATLGPGLPEGLPKLRWRQLLGLWRPPARRRRRVWHARRNNEMAVGILLRHLLRMPLKLLFTSAAQRRHTAYTKWLIRRMDAVIATSDRSGSFLEVPHTIIQHGVDLSLFHPPETAEDGIAATGLPGRHLIGCFGRVRHQKGTDLFVQAMIKLLPQNPEWTAVVSGRVTAEHSAFGDKLKADVAAAGLSDRILFLGEVPDIKVWYRRLTLYVAPSRNEGFGLTPLEAMASRTAVVASDAGAYAELIVTGETGSVVAAGDGEALTRAIAPYIADPALAITHGENALRHVTTNFALEKEASAIGAVYNRLLGDNRG, from the coding sequence TTGCCTGATATGCGTGACGTCGAGATCATCGCGCCCAATTTCAAGCGCCGGCTCTCCGGCGTCACGTCGACCATCGTCCAGCTCATTCCCTGCCAGATCGGGCTCGGCATTGGGATCGCGACCCTCGGCCCTGGCCTGCCGGAGGGCCTGCCGAAACTTCGGTGGCGCCAGCTCCTTGGCCTCTGGCGCCCGCCGGCGCGCCGCCGCCGCCGTGTCTGGCACGCCCGCCGCAACAATGAAATGGCCGTCGGCATCCTGCTTCGGCATCTCCTGCGCATGCCGCTGAAGCTGCTCTTCACCTCGGCCGCGCAACGCCGCCACACCGCCTATACTAAATGGCTGATCCGCCGCATGGACGCGGTGATTGCGACCAGCGACCGTTCCGGATCGTTCCTTGAGGTGCCGCACACGATCATCCAGCATGGCGTCGACCTTTCCCTGTTCCACCCGCCGGAAACGGCAGAGGACGGCATCGCCGCCACCGGCCTGCCGGGCCGCCATCTCATCGGCTGTTTCGGCCGCGTGCGCCATCAGAAGGGCACCGATCTTTTTGTCCAGGCGATGATCAAGCTGCTGCCGCAGAATCCGGAATGGACAGCTGTTGTCTCCGGTCGCGTGACGGCGGAGCACTCGGCATTCGGCGACAAGCTCAAGGCCGATGTTGCCGCCGCCGGGCTCAGCGACCGGATCCTCTTCCTCGGCGAAGTGCCGGATATCAAGGTCTGGTATCGCCGCCTGACCCTCTACGTCGCCCCCTCCCGCAACGAGGGCTTCGGCCTGACGCCGCTCGAAGCCATGGCTTCGCGCACGGCGGTGGTGGCATCGGACGCGGGCGCCTACGCCGAGCTCATCGTCACGGGTGAGACGGGTTCGGTCGTCGCGGCCGGCGATGGCGAGGCGCTGACACGGGCAATCGCGCCCTATATCGCCGATCCCGCTCTGGCGATCACGCATGGCGAGAATGCGCTGCGCCATGTCACGACGAATTTCGCGCTGGAGAAGGAAGCAAGCGCGATCGGCGCCGTCTATAACAGGCTTCTCGGCGACAACCGCGGCTGA
- the greA gene encoding transcription elongation factor GreA — MVEKVPMTPGGFVKLQEELRWRQQEERPRIIEAIAEARAHGDLSENAEYHAAKEAQSHNEGRISELEDLTARAEVIDLTKMSGDKIKFGAKVKLVDEDTEEEKTYQIVGDQEADVKAGRISISSPIARALIGKEVGDSIEVNAPGGSKAYEILQVSWG, encoded by the coding sequence ATGGTTGAAAAGGTACCGATGACACCGGGTGGTTTCGTCAAGCTGCAGGAAGAGCTGCGCTGGCGTCAGCAGGAGGAGCGTCCCCGAATCATCGAGGCGATCGCCGAAGCCCGTGCGCATGGTGACCTTTCCGAAAACGCCGAATACCACGCCGCCAAGGAAGCCCAGAGCCACAATGAGGGCCGCATCAGCGAGCTGGAAGACCTGACGGCGCGCGCCGAGGTCATCGACCTCACGAAGATGTCGGGCGACAAGATCAAGTTCGGCGCCAAGGTGAAGCTCGTCGACGAGGACACCGAGGAAGAAAAGACCTACCAGATCGTCGGCGACCAGGAAGCCGACGTCAAAGCCGGCCGCATCTCCATTTCTTCGCCGATCGCCCGCGCGCTGATCGGCAAGGAAGTCGGCGATTCCATCGAGGTCAATGCGCCGGGCGGCTCCAAGGCCTACGAAATCCTCCAGGTTTCCTGGGGCTGA
- a CDS encoding putative DNA modification/repair radical SAM protein: MKKSLTERLAILSDAAKYDASCASSGTVKRDSHASGGLGSTEGSGICHAYAPDGRCISLLKILLTNFCIYDCAYCVNRSSSNVERARFTPEEVIWLTLEFYRRNYIEGLFLSSGIIRSSDYTMEQMVRIVRELRATHNFRGYIHLKSIPEASPRLIEEAGLYADRLSLNIELPTDHGITRFAPEKKPANIRRSMGDLRLKIEAASEPTLQTKKRQRFAPGGQSTQMIVGADGANDATILATSGRLYSSYGLKRVYYSAFSPIPDSSKNLPLIKPPLMREHRLYQADWLYRFYGFGIDEITANQAGGMLDLSLDPKLAWALANRGEFPVDINKAERERLLRVPGLGTKTVKAIVSARRFRRLRLDDLQRLGVSIKKVQSFISAEGWSPRRLIDRPDLRTMFEPQPEQLSLL, from the coding sequence ATGAAGAAGTCACTAACAGAACGCTTGGCCATCCTTTCCGACGCAGCGAAATATGACGCGTCCTGTGCGTCCAGCGGCACGGTGAAACGCGATTCTCACGCAAGCGGCGGGCTCGGTTCGACCGAGGGATCCGGCATCTGTCATGCCTATGCTCCGGACGGGCGGTGCATTTCGCTGCTGAAGATACTGCTGACCAATTTCTGCATCTACGACTGCGCCTATTGCGTCAATCGTTCGTCGAGCAATGTAGAGCGGGCGCGTTTCACGCCAGAGGAGGTCATCTGGCTGACGTTGGAATTTTATCGCCGCAACTATATCGAGGGCCTGTTCCTTTCCTCCGGCATTATTCGGTCGTCCGATTACACGATGGAGCAGATGGTCCGCATCGTTCGCGAACTGCGCGCGACGCATAATTTTCGCGGTTATATCCATCTGAAGTCGATCCCTGAGGCGTCGCCGCGTCTGATCGAGGAGGCGGGGCTTTATGCCGACAGGCTGTCGCTCAATATCGAGCTTCCGACGGATCACGGCATCACCCGCTTCGCACCGGAAAAGAAGCCTGCCAATATCAGGCGATCGATGGGGGATCTGCGGCTGAAGATCGAGGCCGCCAGCGAACCGACGCTGCAGACGAAGAAGCGCCAGCGTTTCGCACCCGGCGGCCAGAGCACGCAGATGATTGTCGGTGCCGATGGCGCCAACGACGCGACGATCCTTGCGACCAGCGGCCGGCTCTACAGCAGCTATGGTCTGAAGCGCGTCTATTATTCCGCCTTCAGCCCGATCCCGGATTCGTCGAAAAACCTGCCATTGATCAAGCCGCCGTTGATGCGTGAACACCGGCTCTATCAGGCCGACTGGCTCTATCGTTTCTACGGTTTCGGCATCGACGAGATCACGGCGAACCAGGCGGGAGGCATGCTCGATCTCAGCCTCGACCCCAAACTTGCCTGGGCGCTTGCCAACCGGGGCGAATTTCCCGTCGATATCAACAAGGCCGAGCGTGAACGGCTGCTGCGCGTGCCCGGCCTCGGCACCAAGACGGTCAAGGCGATCGTTTCGGCGCGGCGGTTTCGTCGTCTGCGGCTCGACGATCTCCAGCGGCTTGGCGTTTCGATCAAGAAGGTCCAATCCTTCATCTCGGCGGAAGGCTGGTCGCCGCGCCGGCTGATCGACCGGCCGGACCTTCGCACCATGTTCGAGCCGCAACCCGAACAATTGTCGCTGCTGTGA
- a CDS encoding dicarboxylate/amino acid:cation symporter → MIAAPFDAVADSKGKKPFYSHLYVQVLAAIAAGILLGHFYPELGAQLKPLGDAFIKLVKMIIAPVIFLTVATGIAGMSDLKKVGRVAGKAMLYFLTFSTLALVIGMIVANVVQPGAGMNIDPASLDPTAVATYASKAHEQSIVGFLTNIIPTTIVGAFADGDILQVLFFSVLFGIALAMVGEKGEQVVNFLNALTAPVFKLVAILMKAAPIGAFGAMAFTIGKYGIGSIANLAMLIGTFYITSLLFVLVVLGAVARYNGFSILALLRYIKEELLLVLGTSSSEAALPGLMNKMEKAGCKRSVVGLVIPTGYSFNLDGTNIYMTLAALFIAQATGIQLSWGDQILLLLVAMLSSKGAAGITGAGFITLAATLSVVPSVPVAGMALILGIDRFMSECRALTNLVGNAVATIVVARWENELDTAQLAAALGGQADDTSAAGLQPAE, encoded by the coding sequence ATGATCGCAGCACCATTCGATGCAGTCGCAGACAGCAAGGGCAAGAAGCCCTTCTATTCCCATCTTTACGTTCAGGTTCTCGCGGCCATCGCCGCAGGCATCCTGCTCGGCCATTTCTACCCGGAACTCGGCGCGCAATTGAAGCCGCTCGGCGACGCCTTCATCAAGCTCGTCAAGATGATCATCGCTCCGGTCATCTTCCTGACGGTGGCGACCGGCATTGCTGGCATGAGCGACCTGAAGAAGGTCGGCCGCGTCGCCGGCAAGGCGATGCTCTACTTCCTGACCTTCTCGACGCTGGCGCTCGTCATCGGCATGATCGTCGCCAATGTCGTCCAGCCCGGCGCCGGCATGAACATCGATCCGGCCTCGCTGGATCCCACCGCCGTTGCCACCTACGCCTCGAAGGCGCATGAGCAGAGCATTGTCGGCTTCCTCACCAACATCATCCCGACGACGATTGTCGGCGCCTTTGCCGATGGCGACATTCTGCAGGTGCTGTTCTTCTCGGTGCTGTTCGGCATCGCACTCGCCATGGTCGGCGAAAAGGGCGAACAGGTCGTCAATTTCCTCAATGCCTTGACGGCTCCGGTCTTCAAGCTCGTCGCCATCTTGATGAAGGCCGCCCCGATCGGCGCCTTCGGCGCCATGGCCTTCACCATCGGCAAGTACGGCATCGGCTCGATCGCCAATCTCGCCATGTTGATCGGCACCTTCTACATCACCTCGCTGCTCTTCGTTCTCGTCGTTCTCGGCGCCGTCGCTCGCTACAACGGCTTCTCGATCCTGGCGCTGCTGCGTTACATCAAGGAAGAGCTGCTGCTGGTTCTCGGCACCTCGTCTTCGGAAGCAGCGCTTCCGGGCCTGATGAACAAGATGGAAAAGGCCGGCTGCAAGCGTTCGGTCGTCGGCCTCGTCATCCCCACAGGCTATTCCTTCAATCTCGACGGCACCAACATCTACATGACGCTGGCGGCCCTGTTCATTGCCCAGGCAACCGGCATTCAGCTCTCCTGGGGTGACCAGATCCTGCTGCTCCTGGTGGCGATGCTGAGCTCCAAGGGTGCCGCAGGCATCACCGGCGCCGGCTTCATCACGCTTGCCGCAACGCTCTCCGTCGTGCCCTCCGTGCCGGTCGCCGGCATGGCGCTGATCCTCGGCATCGACCGTTTCATGTCGGAATGCCGGGCGCTGACCAACCTCGTCGGCAATGCGGTCGCAACGATCGTCGTGGCACGTTGGGAAAACGAGCTGGATACGGCGCAGCTTGCGGCAGCGTTGGGCGGCCAGGCCGACGACACGTCGGCTGCCGGGCTCCAGCCGGCGGAATAA
- a CDS encoding ATP-binding protein — MHKSSMTLSLSPPWSSLPLQHRIRRMWWAYAVIALLTVAASLWASGEIGRRHAEAALEERARMDARLNAALLRTVLEKYRALPFVLSQDAALASALTGNDAGTFERLSQKLEMLAAGTKAAVIYVIDKEGMAVSASNWREPTSFVGNDYRFREYFQGAVALGQAEHFALGTVSKKPGLYISERITGSSGLLGVVVVKVEFDDVEADWKASDAPSYVIDDRGIILITSVPSWRFMTIGRIADDRLTAIRESLQFGDAPLQPLPLDTVRSLGDRLDVVEIVMPGGAGKTRFLDVGMPVPATAWHLQHLVALGPSVDAGIREARMLALLMLLPLLSGAAFLLRRRQTVTLKIFREQQAREELERRVVERTLDLSQARDRLQAEITGHRSTEQKLQAVQQDLVQANRLAILGQVAAGVAHEINQPVATIRAYADNARTFLDRGQTAPAGENLESIAALTERIGSITEELKTFARKGRGNAEPTGLKDVIEGAVMLLRSRFAGRMDTLAIDLPPAELQVMGNRIRLEQVLINLLQNALEAVAPKAEEGHVEIRTSADAGIVTVMVADNGPGISPEIRKGLFTPFNTSKESGLGLGLVISKDIVGDYGGRMEVESDDSGTRFMVHLRKA; from the coding sequence ATGCACAAATCCTCCATGACTTTGTCCCTGTCGCCGCCGTGGTCTTCGTTGCCTTTGCAGCACCGCATCCGCCGGATGTGGTGGGCCTATGCGGTGATCGCGCTTCTTACCGTCGCTGCGAGCCTGTGGGCGAGCGGCGAGATTGGACGGCGCCATGCCGAAGCGGCCCTGGAAGAACGGGCCCGCATGGATGCGAGGCTGAATGCGGCTTTGCTGCGCACGGTTCTCGAAAAATACCGGGCGCTTCCCTTCGTGCTGTCGCAAGACGCAGCACTCGCCTCGGCGCTGACGGGAAACGATGCCGGCACGTTCGAGCGGCTCAGCCAGAAGCTGGAAATGCTGGCAGCGGGCACGAAGGCTGCCGTCATCTATGTCATCGACAAGGAGGGCATGGCTGTTTCGGCCAGCAACTGGCGCGAACCGACAAGCTTCGTCGGCAATGACTATCGCTTCCGGGAATATTTTCAGGGGGCGGTCGCGCTGGGACAGGCCGAGCACTTCGCGCTCGGCACCGTCAGCAAGAAACCCGGCCTCTACATTTCCGAGCGGATCACCGGCAGCAGCGGGCTGCTGGGTGTCGTCGTGGTCAAGGTGGAATTCGACGACGTCGAGGCGGATTGGAAAGCCTCGGACGCGCCGTCCTACGTGATTGACGATCGAGGCATCATCCTCATCACCAGCGTCCCATCATGGCGGTTCATGACGATCGGCCGGATCGCCGACGATCGGTTGACGGCGATCCGCGAAAGCCTGCAATTCGGTGATGCGCCGCTTCAGCCGCTGCCGCTCGATACGGTCCGAAGCCTCGGCGACAGACTTGACGTCGTCGAGATCGTCATGCCGGGCGGCGCCGGGAAAACCAGGTTTCTCGATGTCGGAATGCCGGTTCCCGCCACAGCATGGCATTTACAGCATCTGGTGGCGCTGGGGCCGTCCGTCGATGCGGGCATTCGCGAAGCCCGGATGTTGGCATTGCTGATGCTCCTGCCGCTGCTATCAGGCGCAGCCTTCCTGCTGCGCCGCCGCCAGACCGTCACCCTTAAAATTTTCAGGGAACAGCAGGCGCGAGAGGAACTGGAACGGCGCGTGGTCGAGCGGACCCTCGATCTCAGCCAGGCGCGCGATCGGTTGCAGGCTGAAATCACAGGCCATAGGAGTACGGAGCAGAAACTGCAGGCGGTGCAGCAGGATCTGGTGCAGGCCAACCGCCTGGCCATTCTCGGTCAGGTGGCGGCTGGCGTCGCCCATGAGATCAATCAGCCGGTGGCAACCATCCGCGCCTATGCGGACAACGCCCGCACCTTCCTCGATCGCGGCCAGACGGCGCCCGCTGGCGAAAATCTCGAAAGCATCGCGGCGCTGACGGAGCGCATAGGTTCAATCACCGAGGAGTTGAAGACCTTTGCCCGAAAGGGCCGCGGCAATGCCGAGCCGACGGGATTGAAGGACGTCATCGAGGGTGCGGTGATGCTCTTGCGCAGCCGGTTTGCCGGCCGCATGGATACGCTCGCCATCGACTTGCCGCCTGCCGAGCTGCAGGTGATGGGAAACCGTATCCGTCTCGAGCAGGTGCTCATCAATCTGCTTCAGAACGCCCTGGAGGCGGTGGCGCCGAAAGCCGAAGAGGGCCACGTCGAGATAAGGACATCAGCCGATGCCGGCATAGTCACGGTGATGGTCGCCGACAACGGCCCCGGCATTTCGCCCGAGATCCGCAAAGGCCTGTTCACGCCGTTCAACACCTCGAAGGAAAGCGGCCTCGGCCTGGGACTGGTCATCTCCAAGGATATCGTCGGCGATTACGGCGGCCGGATGGAGGTGGAGAGCGATGACAGCGGCACCCGCTTCATGGTTCATCTGAGGAAGGCTTGA